A window of the Linepithema humile isolate Giens D197 chromosome 4, Lhum_UNIL_v1.0, whole genome shotgun sequence genome harbors these coding sequences:
- the LOC136999436 gene encoding odorant receptor 63a-like, which yields MITVEDRYFRFNRTLLLIVGLWPYQKSKLAQFQFTCLFSILTSSIIFQLATFVTSKCTANFVIKILSVAIFHMGLAIKYNSFSLNANTIKYSMEQLQCIYDNVKDDAEIAIIERYGNNARYYTIVLTIFVGVSMPAVMIVPFWRNIFHIILSVNQSQSHRLHITTEYFVDQERYFYLLLLHTTVAFCIGVVALLATGTMLIAYLQHACGMLRIANYRIENAMEIHTLHIQGIILPSENLVYKRMIGAIDIHRKAMMFSKYLINKFEVSFMFLIAFGVIALSLNIFRIFQAVTFGYNIEEFLMLIVVTTICVLYMFLSNFIGQEIIDHNNRIFAAAYNVCWYRASLQVQKLILFLLQRRNKVFGLYIGGLFLASLQSFATLTNTSVSYFTVMCSMQ from the exons ATGATCACTGTCGAAGATAGATATTTCAGATTCAATCGGACTCTTTTATTGATAGTTGGTTTGTGGCCTTATCAAAAATCGAAGCTTGCTCAATTTCAGTTCACCTGCCTTTTTAGTATTCTGACAAgcagtattatatttcag CTTGCAACGTTTGTGACTTCAAAATGCActgcaaattttgttataaaaattctctctGTCGCAATTTTTCACATGGGtttagcaataaaatataattcgttTAGTCTTAATGCTAATACA ataaaatattcaatggaACAACTTCAATGTATCTATGATAATGTAAAAGATGATGCTGAAATTGCTATTATTGAGAGATATGGAAACAATGCAAGATATTATACGATAGTGCTTACAA TATTTGTCGGTGTCAGCATGCCTGCTGTTATGATCGTCCCGTTTTGGCGAAACATATTTCACATCATTTTATCAGTAAATCAATCTCAATCACATCGGTTGCATATTACGACTGAATACTTTGTCGATCAAGaaagatatttctatttattgttACTACATACGACTGTAGCATTTTGCATAGGAGTGGTTGCATTGTTAGCAACAGGGACAATGCTTATAGCATATCTACAACATGCCTGTGGAATGCTTAGAATTgctaa TTATCGTATCGAGAACGCAATGGAAATTCATACGCTACACATACAAGGTATAATTCTGCCGAGCGAAAATTTGGTTTATAAACGTATGATCGGTGCCATTGACATTCATCGTAAAGCTATGAT GTTTTCTAAATacttaataaacaaatttgagGTATCATTCATGTTTTTAATAGCATTTGGAGTGATTGCTTTAAGCCTTAATATTTTTCGG ATTTTTCAGGCTGTGACATTCGgatataatattgaagaatttttaatgcttattGTGGTTACAACTATTTGTGTTTTATACATGTtcttatctaattttattggaCAAGAAATTATAGATCATAATAATCGCATATTTGCAGCTgc ATATAACGTCTGTTGGTACAGAGCTTCTCTGCAAGTACAAAAGTTAATACTGTTTTTGTTGCAACGAAGGAACAAGGTTTTTGGTCTATATATTGGTGGATTATTCCTAGCATCTTTACAAAGTTTTGCCACg ctCACGAATACATCCGTATCTTACTTTACGGTTATGTGTTCTATGCAATAA
- the LOC136999429 gene encoding uncharacterized protein isoform X2, with translation MSSLLSSLLPSYACGTSRKMVSVEDRYFSLNRALLLTIGLWPYKKSKLARLHLIFFFSILITSVIFQFTTFVTSNCTTDLIIKVLCVACFQICLIIMYNSFYVNAGAMRWLMEQTQCIYNDIKDDNEIAIIEKYGSHAKRCTAMLTTYCIGLLTILATGTMLMVHLLHACGMFSIANYRIQHAMEINTHYTQNVILPYENMIYERLIDAIDMHRKAMMCSKYIITSFEKSFMLLIGFGVLSLSLNMYRIFQIVRVDHNIEEFCILFLFTSCIILYMFLTNFTGQKIIDHNNNIFITVYDIQWYITSLHTQKLILFLLQRKNKVFGLYIGGLFLASLQYFATLTNASISYFTIMYSIE, from the exons ATGAGCAGCCTCTTGTCATCCTTACTCCCGTCATACGCGTGTGGTACGAGTAGAAAGATGGTCAGTGTCGAGGATAGATATTTTAGTCTCAATCGGGCTCTTTTATTAACAATCGGTTTGTGGCCTTATAAAAAATCGAAACTTGCTCGACTTCACTTAATCTTCTTCTTTAGTATTCTAATTACTAGTGTTATATTTCAG TTCACAACATTTGTGACTTCAAACTGTACTACGGATCTCATAATAAAGGTCCTTTGTGTTGCATGTTTccaaatatgtttaattataatgtataattccTTTTACGTTAATGCCGGAGCA atGAGATGGTTAATGGAACAAActcaatgtatatataatgacaTAAAAGATGACAACGAAATCgctattatagaaaaatatggaaGCCACGCAAAACGGTGTACAGCTATGCTTACAA CTTACTGCATAGGATTACTTACTATATTAGCGACAGGAACAATGCTTATGGTACATCTGCTACATGCTTGTGGAATGTTTAGCATTGCTAA ttACCGAATACAACACGCAATGGAGATTAATACACATTATACACAAAATGTGATTTTGCCGTacgaaaatatgatttatgaGCGTTTAATTGATGCTATAGATATGCATCGTAAAGCTATGAT GTgctctaaatatataataaccagttttgaaaaatcattCATGTTGTTAATAGGATTCGGAGTGCTAAGTTTGAGTCTCAATATGTATCGG ATTTTTCAGATTGTAAGAGTCGATCATAATATCGAGgaattttgtatactttttctATTTACATCTTGTATCATTTTATACATGTTTTTAACCAATTTTACTggacaaaaaattatagatcaTAACAATAACATATTCATCACTGT ATATGATATCCAATGGTACATAACTTCTTTAcatacacaaaaattaatattgtttctatTGCAACGAAAAAACAAAGTATTTGGTTTGTACATCGGTGGATTGTTCCTAGCATCCTTACAATATTTTGCTACG ttGACCAATGCATCTATATCTTACTTTACCATTATGTACTCTATAGAATAA
- the LOC105677616 gene encoding putative odorant receptor 92a — protein sequence MKQLQCIYDDIKSNNEIAIIEAYGNNAKRYTVLLTTFFLSGVLIIVFVHLWPILFHINLPINQSRPYRLYIMTEYFVDQEKYFYLFLLHTIAVLGIGIIAMLSTGIMLIAYLQHACGMFKIASYRIEHVVQIHTLQDIIILPNENVVYKGIIRAIDIHRKAMMFSKYLIEQFEISFMFLIVFGVITLSLNIFRIFQIITVNYDIEEFFMAFVIVLIAILYMFLSNYIGQEIIDHNNHIFHTAYNVRWYMTPLSVQKLILLILQRGNKPFGLNVGGLFIASLHCFATLANASISYFTVMYSVR from the exons ATGAAACAACTTCAATGTATTTATGATgatataaaaagcaataacGAAATTGCCATTATAGAAGCCTACGGAAATAATGCAAAACGTTATACAGTATTACttacaa cgTTTTTCCTCTCTGGTGTGTTAATTATTGTGTTCGTACACTTGTGGCCGATCttatttcacataaatttACCAATAAACCAGTCTCGACCAtatcgtttgtacattatgactgaatattttgttgatcaagaaaaatatttctatttattcttaCTGCACACAATCGCAGTACTTGGCATTGGAATAATTGCTATGTTATCAACAGGGATAATGCTCATAGCATATCTACAACATGCCTGCGGAATGTTTAAAATTGCtag TTATCGTATCGAACATGTAGTACAAATTCATACACTACAAGATATCATTATTCTGCCCAACGAGAATGTGGTTTATAAGGGAATAATTCGTGCCATTGATATTCATCGCAAAGCGATGAT gttttctaaatatttaatagaacaaTTTGAGATatcatttatgtttttaatagtatttggAGTGATTACTTTGAGTCTCAATATTTTTCGG ATTTTTCAGATCATAACAGTAAACTATGatattgaagaattttttatggCTTTTGTAATTGTACTTAtagctattttatatatgtttttatcgaACTATATTGGACAAGAAATTATAGATCACAATAATCACATATTTCACACTGC ATATAATGTTCGATGGTATATGACTCCTCTTAGTGTACAAAAGCTAATACTGTTGATATTACAAAGAGGCAACAAACCTTTCGGATTAAATGTCGGTGGATTGTTTATAGCATCCTTGCATTGTTTTGCTACG TTAGCCAATGCTTCTATATCTTACTTTACTGTCATGTATTCTGTGCGATGA
- the LOC136999429 gene encoding odorant receptor 22c-like isoform X1: MSSLLSSLLPSYACGTSRKMVSVEDRYFSLNRALLLTIGLWPYKKSKLARLHLIFFFSILITSVIFQFTTFVTSNCTTDLIIKVLCVACFQICLIIMYNSFYVNAGAMRWLMEQTQCIYNDIKDDNEIAIIEKYGSHAKRCTAMLTIFVVCVICTIIIAPFWQDFCHMILLINQSQAHRLYIRTEYFIDEEKYFYLLFLHMNVAYCIGLLTILATGTMLMVHLLHACGMFSIANYRIQHAMEINTHYTQNVILPYENMIYERLIDAIDMHRKAMMCSKYIITSFEKSFMLLIGFGVLSLSLNMYRIFQIVRVDHNIEEFCILFLFTSCIILYMFLTNFTGQKIIDHNNNIFITVYDIQWYITSLHTQKLILFLLQRKNKVFGLYIGGLFLASLQYFATLTNASISYFTIMYSIE, translated from the exons ATGAGCAGCCTCTTGTCATCCTTACTCCCGTCATACGCGTGTGGTACGAGTAGAAAGATGGTCAGTGTCGAGGATAGATATTTTAGTCTCAATCGGGCTCTTTTATTAACAATCGGTTTGTGGCCTTATAAAAAATCGAAACTTGCTCGACTTCACTTAATCTTCTTCTTTAGTATTCTAATTACTAGTGTTATATTTCAG TTCACAACATTTGTGACTTCAAACTGTACTACGGATCTCATAATAAAGGTCCTTTGTGTTGCATGTTTccaaatatgtttaattataatgtataattccTTTTACGTTAATGCCGGAGCA atGAGATGGTTAATGGAACAAActcaatgtatatataatgacaTAAAAGATGACAACGAAATCgctattatagaaaaatatggaaGCCACGCAAAACGGTGTACAGCTATGCTTACAA TTTTCGTAGTTTGCGTTATCTGTACTATTATAATCGCTCCGTTTTGGCAAGACTTTTGTCacatgattttattaataaaccaGTCTCAAGCTCATCGCTTGTATATTAGAACTGAGTATTTTATCGatgaggaaaaatatttttatttactgttTCTACATATGAATGTAGCTTACTGCATAGGATTACTTACTATATTAGCGACAGGAACAATGCTTATGGTACATCTGCTACATGCTTGTGGAATGTTTAGCATTGCTAA ttACCGAATACAACACGCAATGGAGATTAATACACATTATACACAAAATGTGATTTTGCCGTacgaaaatatgatttatgaGCGTTTAATTGATGCTATAGATATGCATCGTAAAGCTATGAT GTgctctaaatatataataaccagttttgaaaaatcattCATGTTGTTAATAGGATTCGGAGTGCTAAGTTTGAGTCTCAATATGTATCGG ATTTTTCAGATTGTAAGAGTCGATCATAATATCGAGgaattttgtatactttttctATTTACATCTTGTATCATTTTATACATGTTTTTAACCAATTTTACTggacaaaaaattatagatcaTAACAATAACATATTCATCACTGT ATATGATATCCAATGGTACATAACTTCTTTAcatacacaaaaattaatattgtttctatTGCAACGAAAAAACAAAGTATTTGGTTTGTACATCGGTGGATTGTTCCTAGCATCCTTACAATATTTTGCTACG ttGACCAATGCATCTATATCTTACTTTACCATTATGTACTCTATAGAATAA